The following are from one region of the Nicotiana tomentosiformis chromosome 7, ASM39032v3, whole genome shotgun sequence genome:
- the LOC138896045 gene encoding uncharacterized protein: MGTDYQLVVDIARRIEGYRQRGREQMQQDKRTRFSIEFRSAPSRGRAIQGSSSGYPSHQGQTSGQQSMVPRVCYECGYLGHMKRACPGLQGKAVQQGHQPMIVAPAVRPPKDGGQAGRGRPRVGGQAGGGQPAIVQSGGGQPSGTPARFYVFLAKPDEVASDAVITGDSVVVDRIYRSYVVIFCGYETREDLLLLDMTYFKVILGMDWLSTYHAILDCHAKIVTLAMPKSPRLEWKGSSVSTSSRVIDSVPVV; this comes from the exons atgggtactgattatcagctagtagtggatattgctcggaggattgagggctaccgccagaggggtagagagcagatgcagcaggacaagaggACTCGTTTCTCTATAGAGTTTAGAAGTGCCccgtctaggggcagag ccatccagggttcttctagtgggtatccaagccatcagggtcagacttcgggGCAGCAGTCTATGGTACCGAGAGTTTGTTACGAGTGTGGATATTTGGGTCACATGAAGAGAGCATGTCCCGGACttcagggcaaggcagtacagcagggtcatcagCCCATGATTGTAGCACCAGCCGTCCGACCGCCCAAAGATGGGGGACAGgcgggtaggggccgtcctagagttGGAGGCCAGGCAGGGGGTGGTCAGCCAGCTATTGTTCagtcaggtggaggccagccatctggcactccagctagattctatgttTTCCTGGCCAAACCAGATGaggtggcctcagatgccgtgatcacag gTGATTCTGTGGTTGTGGATCGGATATATCGGTCCTATGTGGTCATATTttgtggttacgagactagagaGGACCTTTTGTTACTTGATATGACCTACTttaaggtcatcctgggcatggactggttatccacatatcatgccatccttgattgccatgccaagattgttaccttaGCAATGCCAAAGTCTCCTAGATTGGaatggaagggttcatctgtcagtacatctagtcgggttattgattcagtgccagtagtctga